A genomic stretch from Ignavibacteriota bacterium includes:
- a CDS encoding ATP-dependent helicase, whose product MKKITLRRTGLSLITGDEARYTIRYADELNEAQYKAAVHAGGPALVIAGAGTGKTRTLTYRVARLIESGTRPEAILLLTFTRKAAREMLRRAAILLDARTERVAGGTFHSFANLVLRQNAERLGFSSAFSILDQGDAEDVVNVLRTRLGLASKDRRFPRKQTLGQMISAAVNTLTPLEHVILRDFPQFAEMIEPIEGLARAYVGYKKQNNLMDYDDLLVHLVALLESDEEAMRRIAGRYAHVMVDEYQDTNALQARIVQRLAEPHGNVMVVGDDSQSIYAFRGANFRNIMDFPRQFPDCTVITLEENFRSTQPILELTNEIIARAAEKYTKVLFTHRGGGEKPMFVRMDSENTQSRFIVQQVLDLREQGVALAEMAVLFRAGYQSFDLEIELAKSNVPYVKFGGLKLMETAHVKDVLAHLRVLENPKDIVAWTRILLLVEGIGPATAEHITDEILRGVNPLHESADARLASLSRAAGLDAMIGALREAAGQRLGPSDIMGRILAYYQPVMKARYDDYQKRIKDLEMLQNIAERYRALGAMLSDLALEPPNESVEDMEPEGKEREFLTLSTIHSAKGLEWHSVFVMYMLDGRFPLSSAAESVESMEEERRLFYVACTRAKQNLYLTAPMNVFDRASGTILSKPSRFLDAMPEELLEGYVVEAEE is encoded by the coding sequence ATGAAAAAAATAACACTGCGCAGAACCGGCCTCTCGCTCATCACTGGTGATGAGGCGCGGTATACAATCCGTTACGCCGACGAGCTGAACGAGGCGCAGTACAAGGCCGCCGTACACGCCGGCGGTCCGGCACTGGTGATTGCCGGCGCGGGCACAGGCAAGACGCGCACGCTCACGTACCGTGTGGCGCGGCTCATCGAGTCGGGTACACGTCCCGAGGCCATTCTGCTGCTCACTTTCACACGCAAGGCCGCGCGCGAAATGCTGCGCCGCGCCGCCATCCTGCTCGACGCGCGTACCGAACGTGTTGCGGGCGGCACTTTTCACTCCTTCGCAAACCTGGTCCTTCGCCAGAACGCCGAACGACTCGGCTTCTCGAGTGCCTTCTCCATTCTCGACCAGGGCGATGCAGAAGACGTGGTGAACGTGTTACGCACACGGCTGGGGCTCGCGTCGAAGGACCGCCGCTTCCCGCGCAAACAGACTCTCGGGCAGATGATCAGCGCGGCCGTGAATACGCTCACTCCGCTCGAGCACGTGATCCTGCGCGACTTCCCGCAGTTCGCGGAGATGATCGAACCCATCGAGGGACTCGCGCGCGCTTACGTCGGCTACAAAAAGCAAAACAACCTGATGGACTACGATGACCTGCTCGTGCACCTCGTTGCGTTGCTGGAGAGCGACGAGGAGGCGATGCGGCGCATCGCGGGACGCTACGCACACGTGATGGTCGACGAGTATCAGGACACCAACGCGCTGCAGGCGCGCATCGTACAGCGCCTCGCCGAGCCGCACGGCAACGTGATGGTGGTGGGCGACGATTCGCAGAGCATCTACGCGTTCCGCGGCGCGAATTTCCGCAACATCATGGATTTCCCGCGGCAGTTTCCGGACTGTACCGTGATAACCCTCGAGGAGAATTTCCGCAGCACGCAGCCCATACTCGAACTCACGAACGAGATCATCGCGCGTGCCGCCGAGAAGTACACCAAGGTGCTGTTCACACATCGGGGCGGCGGCGAGAAGCCCATGTTTGTGCGCATGGACAGCGAGAACACGCAGTCGCGCTTCATCGTGCAGCAGGTGCTCGATCTGCGCGAGCAGGGTGTGGCGCTGGCCGAGATGGCCGTGCTGTTCCGCGCGGGGTATCAGTCCTTCGATCTCGAAATCGAACTCGCCAAAAGCAACGTGCCCTACGTGAAATTCGGCGGACTCAAACTCATGGAGACCGCGCACGTGAAGGATGTGCTCGCGCATCTGCGTGTGCTCGAGAATCCGAAGGACATCGTCGCGTGGACACGCATCCTGCTGCTCGTCGAGGGCATTGGTCCGGCGACGGCCGAACACATCACCGACGAGATCCTCCGTGGCGTGAATCCTCTGCACGAGAGCGCCGATGCGCGCCTCGCGTCGCTGTCGCGCGCGGCCGGACTCGACGCAATGATCGGCGCCCTCCGCGAAGCCGCGGGCCAGCGGCTCGGGCCGTCGGACATCATGGGCCGCATTCTCGCCTACTATCAACCCGTGATGAAGGCGCGCTACGACGACTATCAGAAGCGCATCAAGGATCTCGAGATGTTGCAGAACATCGCCGAGCGTTACCGCGCGCTTGGCGCCATGCTCTCGGACCTTGCGCTCGAGCCGCCCAATGAAAGTGTCGAGGACATGGAGCCCGAAGGGAAGGAACGCGAGTTCCTGACACTCTCAACGATACACTCCGCCAAGGGCCTCGAGTGGCATTCCGTCTTTGTGATGTACATGCTCGACGGCCGTTTCCCGCTCTCCTCCGCCGCGGAATCCGTCGAAAGCATGGAGGAGGAGCGCCGCCTCTTTTACGTGGCCTGCACCCGCGCGAAACAGAACCTGTACCTCACCGCACCCATGAACGTCTTCGACCGCGCGAGCGGCACCATACTCAGCAAACCCTCGCGTTTCCTCGACGCGATGCCCGAAGAGCTGCTGGAAGGATACGTCGTCGAAGCGGAGGAGTAG
- a CDS encoding ABC transporter ATP-binding protein has translation MIRIEGLHKSFSEGKTVLRGVNLDIQTGETLAIIGQSGCGKSVLLKHIIGLLRPDSGSVQVDGAEVHTLPDRELYALRARFGFLFQGAALFDSMTVAENVALGLVENTDMAESDIRRIVAEKLEMVGLPGIERLKPAELSGGMKKRVGLARALATNPDYLLYDEPTTGLDPVMSNQIDALIADLTARLNVTSIVVTHDMFSVYTIAHRVALLHEGRTYFQGTPDELRASQDVVVRDFLERYRV, from the coding sequence ATGATCCGCATCGAAGGCCTCCATAAATCATTCTCCGAGGGGAAGACGGTCCTGCGCGGTGTGAACCTCGACATCCAGACGGGCGAGACGCTCGCCATCATCGGGCAGAGCGGCTGCGGGAAGAGTGTGCTGCTGAAGCATATTATCGGACTCCTTCGTCCGGATTCAGGCAGCGTGCAGGTGGACGGCGCCGAAGTGCATACGCTGCCGGATCGCGAACTGTATGCGCTGCGCGCGCGTTTCGGTTTCCTTTTTCAGGGCGCGGCGTTGTTCGATTCGATGACAGTGGCCGAAAATGTTGCGCTGGGCCTGGTCGAGAACACTGACATGGCGGAGTCCGACATCCGTCGTATCGTCGCCGAGAAACTGGAAATGGTGGGACTCCCCGGCATCGAACGCCTCAAACCTGCCGAGCTTTCGGGTGGTATGAAAAAACGTGTGGGACTCGCACGCGCGCTCGCCACAAATCCCGACTATCTCCTCTACGACGAACCAACCACGGGCCTCGATCCCGTGATGTCGAATCAGATCGACGCTCTGATAGCCGATCTCACCGCGCGCCTCAACGTCACATCCATCGTCGTGACACACGACATGTTCAGCGTGTACACCATCGCGCACCGCGTGGCGCTGCTGCACGAGGGACGCACCTACTTCCAGGGCACCCCCGACGAGCTGCGCGCATCGCAGGACGTGGTTGTACGCGATTTCCTCGAGCGGTATAGGGTGTAG